From Thermoanaerobaculia bacterium, the proteins below share one genomic window:
- the smc gene encoding chromosome segregation protein SMC, producing the protein MPPRIIISRLNLNGYKSFPDKTDIRFDPGVSIVVGPNGCGKSNVCEAVAWVLGSQSPKEFRTQAMADVIFAGTRKRKALGLAEVSITFYSGDSSLPGAAQEMEVSRRVFQDGGGEYRIDGKVVRLKDLLDLLGDTGFNYSSYSIISQGQVEAFVQMRGTERRQLIEEAAGIARFREKKRQTVLKLEETRGNLQRIEDILQEKEKQLHSLKVQAGRARRYRDLESRVMELQRLLLFSQFHQLTEERLNLEGQYRDSHLSESKLSAELGELEKTSAEAETALLAWNERASSLDRDYQEKMSEISKSRALIDVLENQIQTLAQTREQIGAEIGQGVKERHETGVKLARLSKEITRQETHVTTLKDALATMEQDGAGFDGEERNIRTRLEEERHTLVSRLEKRESLNARLVETQASLSFDHREWERVSSELMSMEKEIRTFEEEKSTLAVSRKELEKDRKKVLDRIEALDLEHGSLTESRERDIQEHASLSTRIDGWETTLLDLEKRIQILQDQKRLPALVEMPDSWEPFADTLFHLIAEASLGEIDSSVTVRKTTINLPEIEGATPLNAFLKLHPEAPSWLLSALPGIYLVEEKNLDKQVSAYPHVLFFSSTGSFAWGGLRGSPPYAAAGTFSETIHFRTIQENLEKARKTRGELESRISKTEKKIEETRSNLADTRDKGATVQNSLSDAIRRSEEVTRKLSTLRTSCAHLREARKDFEGRNKVAETSLGEMKAQLTVLDKEIEETKVCIQNLSRDLESKLGNLTSWRSRLQEERSACQKAEMELMKLQEEHRSLLRKRDDLDAHTASLRERDVQTEKQIDLVGETRTEQTGIIEAVESTAGTLALERERLKAEGEKLREKKTKSETSLREVRHRLDSAREQSAQVSTRLEVARVKLQEVAQRSHEIFHVPPGRLEGISEEISMEDAQSELDNTRNALQRLGAVNLLAEEEFTSIESDVELIRKEKGDLVGSLNGLNATAQELEQTAQRMFLDTYSEVNRILGTYIENLFRGGHGELRLLDEENPLESGVDIFVQPPGKRLQNMLLLSGGEKALAALALLMALFRFRPSPFLILDEVDAALDDANVERFIHLVEEVRSDTQVILITHNRRTMDLADLLLGVTMEEPGCSKVITLPTTRV; encoded by the coding sequence GTGCCACCCAGGATCATCATTTCCCGGCTGAACCTCAACGGTTACAAGTCCTTTCCGGATAAGACGGATATCCGTTTTGATCCGGGTGTGAGCATTGTTGTCGGCCCGAACGGGTGCGGAAAGTCCAACGTCTGCGAGGCGGTCGCCTGGGTACTGGGAAGCCAGAGCCCCAAGGAGTTCCGTACGCAGGCCATGGCGGACGTGATCTTCGCGGGAACGAGGAAGCGAAAGGCCCTGGGGCTGGCGGAAGTTTCCATTACCTTTTACTCCGGCGATTCCAGCCTTCCCGGCGCCGCCCAGGAGATGGAAGTCTCCCGGCGCGTCTTTCAGGACGGGGGCGGAGAATATCGTATCGACGGAAAGGTGGTTCGGCTGAAAGATCTTTTGGACCTTCTGGGGGATACGGGGTTCAATTACTCCTCCTATTCCATCATCAGCCAGGGACAGGTCGAAGCCTTTGTTCAGATGCGGGGCACGGAGCGGCGTCAGCTCATTGAAGAAGCCGCCGGAATTGCCCGGTTTCGAGAGAAGAAGCGCCAGACTGTTCTGAAGCTGGAAGAGACGCGGGGCAACCTTCAGCGCATCGAAGATATCCTCCAGGAGAAGGAGAAGCAGCTCCATTCGCTGAAGGTCCAGGCCGGCCGTGCCCGCCGTTACCGTGATCTCGAATCCCGCGTCATGGAGCTCCAGCGGCTTCTTCTTTTCAGCCAGTTCCATCAGTTGACGGAGGAGCGGCTTAACCTGGAGGGACAGTACCGGGATTCTCACCTCTCTGAAAGCAAGCTCTCAGCCGAGCTCGGAGAGCTGGAAAAAACTTCCGCAGAGGCAGAAACCGCTCTGCTCGCCTGGAATGAGAGAGCATCAAGTCTGGATCGGGATTACCAGGAGAAGATGTCTGAAATTTCAAAGTCCCGCGCCCTGATCGATGTACTGGAAAACCAGATACAGACTCTGGCACAGACCCGTGAACAGATCGGAGCCGAGATCGGACAGGGAGTAAAAGAGCGCCATGAGACCGGGGTTAAACTTGCCAGACTCTCGAAGGAAATAACCCGTCAGGAAACGCATGTGACTACCCTGAAGGATGCTCTTGCAACCATGGAGCAGGATGGGGCCGGATTCGATGGGGAGGAAAGAAACATACGCACCAGACTCGAAGAGGAACGCCACACCCTGGTGAGCCGTCTCGAAAAGAGAGAATCACTCAATGCACGGCTTGTGGAAACCCAGGCTTCTCTTTCCTTCGATCATCGTGAATGGGAACGGGTCTCTTCCGAACTGATGTCGATGGAAAAGGAGATTCGAACATTCGAAGAGGAAAAGTCTACTCTGGCGGTATCCCGTAAAGAGCTTGAAAAAGACCGAAAGAAAGTGCTCGATAGGATTGAGGCGCTGGATCTGGAACATGGAAGCCTGACGGAATCCAGAGAACGGGATATCCAGGAGCACGCCTCTCTTTCCACCCGGATTGACGGATGGGAGACGACACTTCTGGATCTGGAAAAACGGATTCAGATCCTGCAGGATCAAAAGCGGCTCCCCGCTCTCGTCGAGATGCCGGATTCCTGGGAGCCTTTTGCCGACACGCTCTTTCATCTTATTGCCGAGGCTTCCCTCGGGGAGATAGATTCCTCGGTCACCGTCCGGAAGACAACGATAAATCTGCCCGAAATCGAGGGGGCCACGCCGCTGAACGCCTTCCTGAAGCTTCATCCCGAAGCGCCTTCCTGGCTTCTCTCGGCACTTCCGGGAATCTACCTTGTAGAGGAGAAAAACCTCGACAAACAGGTTTCGGCTTACCCTCACGTCCTCTTTTTCTCCTCCACAGGATCTTTCGCCTGGGGCGGGCTGCGCGGGTCACCGCCCTATGCGGCCGCAGGCACCTTTTCAGAGACGATTCACTTTCGAACGATCCAGGAAAACCTTGAAAAAGCACGGAAAACGCGCGGGGAGCTGGAATCCAGAATTTCGAAGACGGAAAAGAAGATCGAAGAAACCCGCTCAAACCTCGCGGACACAAGAGATAAAGGAGCCACAGTTCAAAATTCTCTGTCTGACGCGATCCGGCGATCGGAGGAAGTAACCCGAAAGCTCTCCACCCTCCGTACATCGTGCGCTCACCTTCGGGAGGCCCGGAAGGATTTCGAAGGACGGAACAAAGTGGCTGAGACATCACTCGGAGAGATGAAAGCTCAGCTGACGGTCCTGGACAAGGAGATTGAGGAAACCAAAGTATGCATCCAGAATCTGTCCAGGGACCTGGAATCTAAACTGGGAAACCTGACAAGCTGGAGGTCCCGGCTGCAGGAGGAACGCTCAGCCTGTCAGAAAGCTGAGATGGAACTGATGAAACTGCAGGAAGAACATCGGTCTCTCCTGCGAAAGCGGGATGATCTGGACGCTCATACTGCCTCCCTCAGGGAGCGGGATGTTCAGACGGAGAAGCAAATCGACCTTGTGGGAGAGACGCGGACAGAGCAGACAGGAATCATTGAAGCTGTCGAAAGTACGGCAGGAACGTTAGCACTGGAACGGGAACGATTGAAAGCGGAAGGTGAAAAGCTCCGCGAGAAGAAGACAAAAAGTGAGACGTCATTGCGGGAAGTCCGCCACCGTCTCGATTCCGCGCGGGAACAATCGGCTCAGGTGTCGACCCGGCTTGAAGTGGCCAGGGTAAAACTTCAGGAAGTTGCGCAGCGCAGCCATGAAATTTTTCACGTCCCACCGGGCCGGCTGGAAGGGATTTCAGAGGAGATCTCGATGGAGGATGCCCAGTCGGAACTGGATAATACCCGAAATGCATTACAGCGCCTCGGAGCCGTGAACCTGCTTGCGGAGGAGGAATTCACGAGCATTGAGTCCGATGTGGAGCTGATCCGGAAGGAAAAGGGCGATCTTGTCGGATCCCTGAACGGACTGAATGCCACCGCGCAGGAGCTGGAACAGACTGCGCAGAGGATGTTTCTGGATACGTACAGTGAGGTGAATCGAATCCTGGGGACTTATATCGAAAACCTCTTCCGGGGAGGACACGGAGAGTTGAGACTTCTGGATGAGGAAAACCCCCTTGAATCGGGTGTTGATATCTTTGTTCAGCCCCCGGGAAAGCGTCTTCAGAATATGCTCCTGCTTTCCGGTGGAGAAAAGGCGCTGGCAGCCCTGGCTCTGCTGATGGCCCTCTTCCGCTTCCGGCCCTCCCCCTTCCTGATCCTGGATGAAGTTGACGCAGCACTGGACGACGCCAACGTGGAACGGTTTATTCATCTGGTCGAGGAAGTACGATCCGATACCCAGGTCATCCTGATCACCCATAACCGGCGAACCATGGATCTGGCCGATCTCCTCCTGGGAGTCACGATGGAGGAGCCCGGGTGCAGCAAGGTGATTACCCTTCCGACGACCCGGGTCTGA
- a CDS encoding glycosyltransferase family 4 protein: MKIAESVVRFPPYIGGVEQTVYHLGRNLVRRGHRVRVVCADEGGGTDRVDGIEVVRLPYFGKVSNTNLTPGILAALLAFHPDLVHIHLPTVWFSEWGSLAARIQKKPLVLTYHNDIYGSGAKSILARLYNSIFLKWVLHRTDRIVVSHREYAKYSIHLRPFQNKITAIPWGVDTSRFSAGPDQVHHSALTLSFLSILDRQHGYKGLDLLLDAMKILKDRGMIVLLNVGGKGEELSRYRQLVSNLNLEGQVTFSGFVPDESLPDFYRASDLFVLPSTDARQEGFGLVLLEALACGCPVLTTSIVGVAADIQSSDAGVTVPPGKVEALCGAMESLAGQHGRLKQMGIHGRKLVETRYTWERVADDYERLFLSLIRPGSSEG, encoded by the coding sequence ATGAAGATCGCTGAGTCGGTCGTCCGGTTTCCACCCTATATCGGGGGCGTGGAACAGACGGTCTACCACCTGGGGCGCAATCTTGTCCGGCGCGGCCATCGTGTTCGGGTGGTATGCGCGGACGAGGGGGGCGGCACGGACAGGGTGGACGGGATCGAAGTCGTACGCCTTCCCTATTTTGGAAAGGTCAGTAACACCAACCTGACCCCTGGAATCCTCGCAGCCCTGCTGGCTTTTCATCCCGATCTTGTGCACATCCACCTCCCCACTGTCTGGTTCTCCGAATGGGGATCCCTCGCCGCCCGAATCCAGAAGAAGCCCCTCGTTCTCACCTACCACAATGATATTTACGGATCCGGGGCCAAATCCATCCTTGCCCGGCTCTACAATTCGATCTTCCTGAAATGGGTCCTGCACCGCACCGACCGAATCGTCGTTTCCCACAGAGAATACGCGAAATATTCCATCCACCTGCGGCCCTTTCAGAACAAAATCACCGCCATTCCCTGGGGTGTGGACACCAGCCGGTTTTCCGCCGGGCCGGATCAAGTGCATCACTCCGCTTTGACCCTTTCCTTTTTGAGCATCCTCGATCGTCAGCACGGGTACAAGGGACTCGATCTTCTTCTTGACGCCATGAAGATCCTGAAAGACAGGGGAATGATCGTCCTGTTGAATGTGGGAGGGAAAGGGGAAGAGCTTTCCCGCTACCGCCAGCTTGTATCAAATTTGAACCTGGAGGGCCAGGTCACGTTTTCCGGATTCGTACCCGACGAGTCCCTTCCGGACTTCTATCGGGCTTCGGATCTCTTTGTTCTGCCCTCCACCGATGCCCGTCAGGAAGGGTTCGGCCTCGTTCTTCTTGAGGCCCTGGCCTGCGGCTGTCCCGTCCTTACGACCTCGATCGTTGGAGTCGCGGCAGATATCCAGAGTTCGGACGCGGGAGTCACGGTTCCCCCGGGTAAGGTCGAAGCCCTCTGCGGGGCAATGGAATCACTCGCCGGACAACACGGCCGGCTGAAACAAATGGGAATTCACGGGAGAAAACTTGTGGAGACCAGGTATACCTGGGAGCGGGTAGCGGATGATTATGAACGCCTCTTCCTGTCTTTGATCAGACCCGGGTCGTCGGAAGGGTAA
- a CDS encoding glycosyltransferase family 4 protein, whose protein sequence is MRILVAAAQGKWRTGGAENYAWDVVHHLKGKHEAALLVLGDADEIQEDEIDGIHVISCPQKNVARIRNLSTSSPLTKALWHYLDAYNPRMVPLLRSIFQRFQPDILHTHKIDGFSHAIFRVAKRSGIPAIHTLHDFAAICPYAIFTCPFRSWGPCPDLPLPCRVYKAAKQWAMGSGPALVLSPSRHLADTHAEFGIFRQSRIEHLPLGVPRPPAPPDQRQENSFQITYIGGLTLQKGVRVLLDSWARIDPSEGMKLVIAGEGPLRQEIENLAGKNPSIRYRGKVPGSVITDILYESHVLVLPSIWRENHPLVLVEAAMAGVPLIASSIGGIPEMVLDGKSGILVPPGNAQALSEAMIRLHHNREEWNTMHREALKISSRWDAGLHFSRLEEFYREVAAAGA, encoded by the coding sequence CGAAGCGGCTCTGCTGGTTCTGGGTGACGCGGATGAAATTCAGGAAGACGAGATCGATGGGATTCACGTAATTTCATGTCCGCAAAAAAATGTAGCCCGAATCCGAAACCTTTCGACCAGCTCGCCCCTGACCAAAGCTCTATGGCACTATCTGGACGCTTACAATCCCCGCATGGTGCCGCTGTTGAGATCCATCTTTCAGCGATTTCAGCCCGATATTCTCCATACCCATAAAATCGACGGTTTCTCGCACGCCATTTTCCGTGTTGCAAAGCGGTCAGGAATTCCTGCGATCCATACTCTTCACGATTTTGCCGCGATCTGTCCCTATGCCATCTTCACCTGTCCATTCCGTTCCTGGGGCCCCTGTCCCGACCTTCCCCTCCCCTGCCGGGTCTATAAAGCGGCGAAGCAGTGGGCCATGGGATCAGGTCCCGCACTCGTTCTGTCTCCAAGCCGACATCTTGCGGATACCCACGCCGAATTCGGAATTTTTCGCCAATCCCGCATCGAACATCTGCCCCTCGGCGTTCCCAGGCCCCCGGCACCCCCGGATCAGCGACAGGAAAACTCCTTTCAGATCACCTATATCGGCGGCCTTACCTTGCAGAAAGGTGTCAGGGTCCTCCTGGACAGCTGGGCCCGGATCGATCCTTCGGAAGGAATGAAGCTCGTTATCGCCGGGGAGGGTCCGCTCCGGCAGGAAATCGAAAACCTGGCCGGGAAGAATCCTTCCATTCGATACAGAGGTAAGGTTCCTGGCAGTGTGATTACCGATATTCTTTACGAGTCCCATGTCCTGGTCCTGCCTTCGATCTGGAGAGAGAACCATCCCCTGGTTCTTGTGGAGGCAGCCATGGCCGGAGTTCCCCTAATTGCTTCTTCGATCGGGGGTATCCCTGAAATGGTTCTGGATGGAAAGAGTGGAATACTGGTCCCGCCGGGGAACGCGCAGGCACTTTCAGAAGCCATGATCCGGCTCCATCACAACCGTGAAGAGTGGAATACGATGCACAGGGAAGCCCTGAAGATCTCCTCCCGCTGGGACGCAGGACTTCATTTTTCCCGGCTGGAAGAATTCTATCGTGAAGTGGCGGCCGCCGGTGCCTAG